A genome region from Bacteroidota bacterium includes the following:
- the tnpA gene encoding IS200/IS605 family transposase, translated as MPQSLANVLVHIVFSTKDRYPFLGDKDFRSELHAYLGGTSKACGCAVLCIGGVADHVHLLCSLSRTMALANLIQELKVQSSKWAKTKKTTLRKFSWQNGYGVFSVGRGEINHIVDYIRNQEEHHRRTTFQDEYRALLREYEMEFDERYVWD; from the coding sequence ATGCCTCAATCGCTTGCCAATGTACTTGTTCACATCGTGTTTTCCACGAAAGATCGATATCCGTTCCTCGGCGACAAGGACTTTCGGTCGGAACTGCATGCATACCTCGGAGGAACTTCCAAAGCGTGTGGCTGCGCAGTCCTGTGTATTGGAGGCGTGGCCGATCACGTACACTTACTCTGCTCACTTTCCCGGACAATGGCACTTGCGAACCTGATCCAGGAACTCAAGGTTCAATCATCCAAATGGGCAAAGACGAAAAAAACAACGTTGCGGAAGTTCTCGTGGCAAAACGGCTACGGCGTTTTTTCTGTCGGTCGCGGAGAAATCAATCACATTGTTGACTACATACGCAATCAAGAGGAACATCATCGCCGAACAACTTTTCAAGATGAGTACCGTGCATTGTTGAGAGAATATGAGATGGAATTTGATGAGCGGTATGTATGGGATTGA